TTAGATTACAAGATTTAGTCCAAGTTGCAAATTTTGCAAGGCAAAATAACATAAAAACAGTTATAGACAACACTTGGGCGACACCTGTGTTTCAGAATCCAATTGAATTGGGAATAGATTTGGTTGTTCACTCTGCCAGTAAATATATTGGGGGCCACAGTGATGTAGTGGCCGGTGTAGTAATAGGCAAGAAAGAAGACATAAGACACATTTTCAACACTGAGTTTATGAATATCGGTGCAACAATAGGACCATTTGAAGCTTGGCTGTTATTGCGAGGTCTTCGCACAATTCACGTCAGGATGCAAGGACATATGGAGAACACCTTGAAGGTTATAGAATATCTCCAAACAGTCCCGGAAGTCGAAGAAATATTCTATCCGTTTTATTCTAAGCATCCCCAGTATGAACTTGCCAAAAAGCAAATGAAAGGTGGGAGCGGCTTACTCAGTATAAAACTCAATGTAAAAAGTTTAGAAAATGTAATTACTTTCACAAATACCTTGAAGATATTCAGAAGGGCTGTGAGTTGGGGAGGATATGAAAGTCTTGTCATGCCTTATGCAGCTACGAATAGAGATGGTTTGACAGAGAAGAATAAAATGATACGACTTCATATAGGATTGGAAAATCCGGATCTTTTGATTAATGATTTGCAAAACGCGTTTCAAGCTATGAAGAAAGTAAAACTTTGATATCCATTTCGATGATCATTCGTACTAAGAATTTTGCCCTTGAAACGTCTTTTTGGGCAACGGCATTTAACAATTCCATGTGGTAGGGCAGACTTGCCCTACCAAAGGTTCTTTCAACGAATGGGGGATGCCATATAGCGCTTAAAAGGTCGTAAAAGGCTTCGAAGAAATTCATCAACACGGTGTTCCCAGACATCTCAAAAAACCTCTTGTGAAATTTCATGTCTTCATCTGGATCAACAAGATCAAGATTTCTCAGCTCATCGATTGCCTTTAGAAGATCATCCTTTGATGAGTTTTGAACAGTTAATTCAACCGCGAGTTCTTCCATAGCTCCTCTGACTCTCAATAAATCTATTATGAAATCCCTTGATGGAGAAAATTTCACCGAGAAAGAAGCTTCGAAAGAAAGTTCGTGTAGATCACTTGCGACAAAAATCCCTTTGGGGGCTTCGACTTTAACAACGCCTTTTTCCTCCAATTTTTTAATTGCCTCACGAACAGTGGTCCTGCTCACTTGGAAAAGCTGAGCAAGTTCTCGCTCAGAAGGAAGCCTATCTGATGGCCTGAGTCCCATTCTGACTATGTACCTTATTATCTCGTTTTTTAACCATTCAGATGATGTTTTTTTCATTCGACCACCATATGCACTCCGTCGTTGCTGTTTATTCTGATCAATGTTGGTTTCTTGCCAAACCTTTCAAAGTAGCTTTTTTCCAATTCTTCAAAAGCTCCTTTTATACAACCAGCTCTGGCGAGTACAAGAACACTACCACCAAAACCCCCTCCGACCATTCTGGCTCCAAGTATTCCAAGTTCACCTCGCAAAAAACCAACTATGAAATCTGTCTCATCGCAGGAAACTTCATATAGGTCTCTCAAACTCACGTGGGATTCATACAAAAGACTTCCTAATAAGAAGACTTCCGAATTTTTCAATGCCCTCACTGAGAGTGTAACACGTTTGTTTTCATCAAGAACGTGCCTTGCTCTTTTTCTCAATAGTGGGTCGAGCCTTGCCAGATCATCATAGCTTATATCTCTGAATGACTTTTTATTTAATTTTTTGAGAACGGTTTCACACTCTTCGCGCCTTTTGTTGTATTCAGACGAAGATAGTTCATGCTTTGTGTTCGAATCTATCAAAGCGAGTTCGAAATCGTTCAAATTCAATGGCACGTATTCATATTTAAGGTTTGAAGTATCAAGAAAGATCGCAAAATCTTTCTTGGCAAAGACCGCAGTGAATTGATCCATCACACCACATCTGACCCCAACAAATTCTCGTTCCGCCTTCACTCCAATCTGAACGAGCTTTATCTTATCGAGCTTTAAGCCGAAAACCTCGCTTATCCCATAAGCAGTTGCTATTTCCAATGCTGCAGAACTTGAAAGCCCGGCTCCAACGGGAAGGTTCGAAAAAACATTGACCTGAACAGGTGTTGTTTTGTAACCTTCCTGTTCAATAGCCCAAACAACTCCCATGATGTAGTCTGTCCACTTGCCAAGTTTTTGAAATTTCTCAAGTGAAATTGTTTCGTTCATCATTTGAGAAGTGAATATGTATTTATCGCTTGGTTTAATTTCGACCTCGACGTATTTATCAATCGCAAAAGGAAGAACAAAACCATCGTTGTAATCTGTA
The DNA window shown above is from Thermotoga profunda AZM34c06 and carries:
- the aar gene encoding bifunctional L-alanine/L-glutamate racemase, producing the protein MDITQILHSYAEEGFSYNPVSVPIYETSIFSFKNFEEFQNSLLNEFEAHLYSRGKNPTAEVVEKKLAALEKAEDAKLFASGIAAVSAATMAFLKSGDHVVCVKDAYGWTSKLFSQYLKRFDVQVTFVEGIDPEDFIKNTKPNTKLFFLESPTTFTFRLQDLVQVANFARQNNIKTVIDNTWATPVFQNPIELGIDLVVHSASKYIGGHSDVVAGVVIGKKEDIRHIFNTEFMNIGATIGPFEAWLLLRGLRTIHVRMQGHMENTLKVIEYLQTVPEVEEIFYPFYSKHPQYELAKKQMKGGSGLLSIKLNVKSLENVITFTNTLKIFRRAVSWGGYESLVMPYAATNRDGLTEKNKMIRLHIGLENPDLLINDLQNAFQAMKKVKL
- a CDS encoding FadR/GntR family transcriptional regulator; the encoded protein is MKKTSSEWLKNEIIRYIVRMGLRPSDRLPSERELAQLFQVSRTTVREAIKKLEEKGVVKVEAPKGIFVASDLHELSFEASFSVKFSPSRDFIIDLLRVRGAMEELAVELTVQNSSKDDLLKAIDELRNLDLVDPDEDMKFHKRFFEMSGNTVLMNFFEAFYDLLSAIWHPPFVERTFGRASLPYHMELLNAVAQKDVSRAKFLVRMIIEMDIKVLLSS
- a CDS encoding galactokinase, which gives rise to MPRFRAPGRVNIIGEHTDYNDGFVLPFAIDKYVEVEIKPSDKYIFTSQMMNETISLEKFQKLGKWTDYIMGVVWAIEQEGYKTTPVQVNVFSNLPVGAGLSSSAALEIATAYGISEVFGLKLDKIKLVQIGVKAEREFVGVRCGVMDQFTAVFAKKDFAIFLDTSNLKYEYVPLNLNDFELALIDSNTKHELSSSEYNKRREECETVLKKLNKKSFRDISYDDLARLDPLLRKRARHVLDENKRVTLSVRALKNSEVFLLGSLLYESHVSLRDLYEVSCDETDFIVGFLRGELGILGARMVGGGFGGSVLVLARAGCIKGAFEELEKSYFERFGKKPTLIRINSNDGVHMVVE